AAAACAGTCTACAATGGAGCATTTACATTCTTTCTGcatcatttatttacatttttccactGACAGTTCTCTGTTTCTTTGGCTCTGCTTGTAGAATGTCTTGTCAAACGGATGACAGATGAAATACGGAATCCACAATCCCTTTTTAAGTTGTTCGTGGTTGCCCTGGTGCACGGAAGCCCTCTATGCCTTTTTACATCTTTGTTCCGTCTGTGTTAGTGCTGCCCCTTCTCCTCAATTCCTCAAGTGGAACTTCTGCAGCAAGTCCAGAGCAAACAAGGGCACCACCTAATCACAGGACACAATGTAGTGCACAATCAGTATGCTTATGAGGACCTCTGCTGTTGGTTAGAATAACTGCAGATATGCGCTAACTCACAGGCAGCACAGGAAATATTAAGTACTGCTGGGATTGTTTAAGACCAAACAATTGGTATACTGGTACTTTTTAATCTGtcataaaggtaaaaaaaaaaatctaagtcAACGTTTGCGAATTTTCAGTGTGACTGAAACCATTTAAAGCAAATCCCAATACTAGATACACAACACCACTCTGAGAGTATGTCTTCCttttactttaaatattaatagattaatttaaacacaaaatacagtgaaaaaaacaaagcaaggtcaagagagtgaggaggagcataatttaaaaaaaaaagttaaaccaaataacaaaatgcaacaaaatccTACACACAGTACATTTGAAAGAGAATaccatataaaaaataataatagtacTAAAACAAAAATTATGATTCTTAGTCTGTTTTCCACCCACCTGTGCCATGATCAGTTTCCTCTTTTTAGGAACATTTGGGTCTGGATACTCCTCTCCAAAGCAGAGCTCGATCTCATATGAGGGTGCAGGACCCTTACCCTGTAAACAGCTCTGGAGCTCTGTTCACAAAAACGTCAGTGAAAATCAAGATTTAAGATTATGTAAATGTTTTGCTTCTTTGCAGAGACAAGAATTGTAaaatggatcttttttttttttttccaagcattTCCAAATGAATGTatcttttgaaataaatcatattCTGCTCCAGGTAGATTTATATGACTACCTGGAAGCtaacaaatgaaaacagcttCTACTAGCTGTAAATATCTGTGTGAGCATTTATTTCCTCACCATTGAGAAATGTGGCCATATCAAGCAGTTTGAAGGTCTTTTCACGCTCCAGTTTGTTTGGCCTGTCAGTGTGCTGGGCCGTGGGACCACTCCAGTACACCCTGCCCTGGCAGAACCGCTTAATGAAGACCCCATCTGGGGCCACCCATAAAAGCACACCCCTCTCCAGGTGACAAAGGAGGCGGTTCATTGCTTCCACCATGGCCAGGGGCAGAGCTACAGAAGTTGGGGAGGGGAAGGAAAGCTGTTGGGCAGTGCAGGGCCCGTAGATCCGCTCATTACCCACAGGGACATGGCCCTGCAGGATGAAGCACCCATCTAGGCTCGTGGTGGTCACTTTCATCACCCTCAGGCCTTGGTACAACAGCATCACTTGCAAACGAAAGTCTGAGCACAGCAAATGCAACATGTGTCATACATACAGTGAAAGGTAAATGACATGACGTTTCTGTGCGTTATCCAATAATCTTTCTTACCTGTTATAGTCAAAGAAGGGTTAATGAAGGCTATTGGAGCAGAGTCTTGATTTTGAGGTTTATGTCCTGTAAGATCACAATACAAGTGCTCCTTCAATAGATCAcctaaagaaaaaataaacatgtaattCAATTAGAAAATGATCAATACTAATATGTACATTAATATCCCACAAGGGGATGCAACGTTacattttggtctttttttttaaatgactttactTGAAACATTTTATCACCATGAGTTACCTTGATGAAAtcaataaatatttgtaaattGGAATTATATACACACAGGAGTTTCTGCTGTGGTGAGGTGTagtgtgttgatgtgtccttgTCAGATTCATAAAGAGATTATCTTGCACTGGTCCTACTTGTAGCTGACACGTCCATTCAGCAATGTATATGGTGACTTGACATAACGGAATTCCTTagataagttttttttttcataaccaatcattttgtattttttataatttgctTTGTCAGGTAGACTACATCACAATGCTGATGATCAAAAGCAAAATGAGTGAGGATGAGGTCTTACTCGAAAGGGAAAGAAGGCTTTCTGACATCTTTGCGAGTGTTCTCTCAAATAACAATATACACTAAACAGTTCcagtttatgtttatgtttttagcTCTTACCAGTCAGTGGTTTTGCTTCTTCTTTACTTTCTTGAAATGAATCCTTCTGATAATGAAGCTACAAAAGCACAAACCAATATTAGGTCAACATAGTATGATGTAAAGAGCTAAAGATACATACAGTTGAAAGAGTGTAAAgcaaaaaacaatttaaagtgaTACAGATTCTGCCAAATGAATAAGAAgagtatttatatttaaatctcCTATAAATATAATTTGAACTTTTCAGACTCAGCAGTAGCATTAAAAATAGGAGGGTATTACCTGTTTTTCCTGAAAACCAGCGATTGTTGGTGACTTCTTCACTGGGATGATGATTTGATCCTTTGTCTGCTGAGATTCTGTGGAGAAGCACGTTGACACAAACATAATagcaattaaattaaaagtttaaaaggaACTCAAACAAGGCTATtacacaatgttttttattcaatattttgtttcctcttcatgATCTTTTATCACTCATTTTAGTACAAATTGTATGAGGTGTACACAGCTGATAAAGGTACTAAACAGCTAAGATACTGTCAGATAAGATGACAAGAAAAGTCACAGTCACTCTTTGTGTTCACCTGCTGGCTTGGCTTGCTCACTGTCATGCACAATAAGGTAAACTTTATAGGGTTCAGTGATATCCAACTGGTTGCGTTCAGGGACCTCCTGGAAGTCAGCGCTCTTGTTTAATGCACATCGAAGACGAGTCTTCCACATGGTGGGGTCGGCTTTATCCTTCCCCTCTTTGTACTTTCCTTTGTACACAGCCCAAGCCTGAATGTGAAGAAATGGTAGATGGGCAACACACTGTTATTAAAACagacatgattttaaaaatatttgataaGTGGAAGGCTACTGGTTAAATATACATTTCAACAAGTGCAATATCTtctgtttaaaaatgcattgaTTGGTTGTGTCATTTTCTTAACTAGAAATATATTCCTGAAATAAACTGTATGGTGCTCTATTGTCACCCACAGCATTTTGAGAGCAGCAAAGTTAATgtacataataaaaaaagtaacataACACATACTAAAAATCTATATCTAACCTTGCCTCTCTTTTAGATAATTGAAAAAGCAGTTGCACACCAGTAGTGATACATTCATCATAGCAGTATATTTGAGTATTTTTAGTCAGGATtaagagtccaccatagcacagAGGCAGCAGAAGCTAAATATGAAAATTATCTTCTATACAGAATAGAGGACTTCTATCTGTACTTTTCCTGCTAGCTAGCTAGTGAGTGCTGCATTTAACACAATTGACCATCACAGCCTGTTACAGAGACTGGAACACTTAATTGGAATTAAGGGATCCGCATCAAGCTGGTTTCACTCCTATTGATCAGATCCATCTGTTTGTGTATGAAAACAATGTTGATGTTGCCAAAGTCAGTTATGGAGTTCCACAAGGTTAGGTGCAAGGACCGATTCTATTCACCTTATATATTCATTACACTCTTGGATATGCAGATGAGACCCAAATATATTTATCACTGAAGCAAGATTAAACTAATTTGTTAACGAAGATTTAAGCTAGCTAGCAGGAAAAGTACCCCCCCTGCTTTTAAAAGTCAAGGCTTATCTTATCCTACTAAAGGGTCAATAATGCACATAGCCCAAAAGTTTTTGTGCTCTTTTGTCTTGCTTGATGATATTGATTCTACTTGCAGATCAAATTATGTTGTGGTCCTGCCATTGATTCACACTtctgccattttttttgttacagagCTTCAATTATCAGGCCCCTCTTCTGTGGAAGATGACTCATGAAGCATGATCCATCTCCACTTCTAAAGGTATAAGGGCTTAAAACACTCTTATTTGTTTAGACTAACAGCATGCTCGAGCTTGCCCTGGACGAGACCATTAATGCACATAGTCCCAGAGTTTGTGTGCTCTCTTGTCTTGCCTGTTAAAGCTGGTTCTCCTTGCAGATCAAAAGCTGATGTGGACCTGCCATTGATAAGGTAAAGGTTCCTACCATTAAAAGGATATTTTTAGATCAATGTGAGTTGCCAAGTATTTATTAAGTTGGCACTCTAAGTTTCAGTCTAGACCCAGTCCTAACGAAAAAGAGTTATGAGAATTGTTGTGTGTGATCCGgctctttaaattaaaatgattgattaattgattcaAAACAGTTTTGGATCTGGTGCATGTAATGTGTAGCCATGGCCcattaaatatttcaaagtAGAGGGTTTAAGTTACTTCTCTCAATACAGGCATTGTTTCATATTACTTCTTTTCAATTATTTTGTGTTATAAAGTACACAATTGACTTCAACATCGAAGCCTTATTTAAAACAACCATTAGCTCAATGTAAAAATCAACTTAAATTTCTTGTTGCAATGGCTTGAAAATGTGATGTCAATTAATAATGGACttagacattttaaagaaaattgaACACCTTTCAGTGAATGAAAGCAGCAGACAAAGAATCAGCGGAGAATCTGAAAAGTCTTTTGACCCCATTTAACCTCATCCATTCACTCAAGGCTGTCTGCCTCCTGAGGACTGTGAAGAGGCACGGAAAGACACTCAACCCTTTCCAAACGCTCATCAGAGAAACAAGTGACTAACCTGATTTTCACAGTGAACTATTGGAAGGAAATTTTCAGTGCAAGACACGTTTCATTCTGTGAACAAAATCCAACGCTTAGGCAAATAAACCAACTGAGCGGTAACTTATCAAAAGGGGGTTTATGGGCTATACTTATCTTcaagaagtgtttttattttttatttaagacgacacattcacacatctgTGCGTTTTTCTAGAACAAAACGAAAGACATCTTTGAACgtgaagtataaaaaaaaaaaaaaaatcaaataatatgaacataaagaagagtaataataatacaaataataattttaaatacAGGCTACTCTTCTCTGGttgaataaatctttaaatacaagattaaaaggacatttaagTAACAACACCATCTCGACTAGACTATGTATTATTTATAACTCCTGTCTTtcgttgttgtgtttttagcaCGACACATTATGTTTAAGTTTAACAGGTCAAAACTAATTTATTTCCTCTATGTAGGCCTTAATATatttacaacaaaaaatattggTTTTAACCTGCTGACTTAACATCTTGATGATTATCTGCTTTGATTTCTTTCCCACAATGGATTAAACGCGTTGTGCACCTTCCAGTTAAATTCACATTATAAATAGAAagggaatttaaaaaagacttcACCTTGAAGAGAGCTGCATCCGACGTCTGCCTGTAGTCCTTCTTGGCTGCGTGCTTCCACGGAATCCTGAACATAGTTTTGTTCTCATCTTCCCAGCACAGTCCTTCATATTTCCCACTCTCTATCTGAGTAATCAGCCACTCTTTCATGTGCATCTTTGCTCCTGTTTCCATGTTCATCGCACCAGTTTGTCTTACTGAAGAGAAACGCACTTTCAAACGTCAAGAGAAACATGTGCACAGCAGCAGCGCTTTAATCACGTTCAACccgcactaaaaatatcaataattcAAAATCTGCTCCAGCTTCTAAAGCGATTTAGTCCAAATATATATTTGCCTAATTTATCATTATTACACTCCAAGAAGTTGTAGACAAACAGACCTCCTCGCAAACTTTAATGCAGTACAACTCACTTAAAATAAAGTGCGATCTAAGTAGCGAAAGCGAAAGCTGAACTTACTTCATACTTTCGGTTTCCCCCTCTTCCTGAGGTGCAGAGAAAGTTAAGTAGGCTAAATAATTTCCAACTAAGGTATGAAGTGAGGTGACAACACAGCACACATCACTCGATTACGAGTCAGTGGAACATTGTCTTAACTCAAAAGTAATATAGAAACAAGCTATGTTGCGAATGCGacagtaaaaaatatttaaaaaggcagagccacaatttttattttaacattgaTCACAAAACCcaacacacaaactgtccttATAGACTACTACTGTAACACAAGACTGAAGCAATATAAGGAGAAAAAGGGTTATTCCTGGACAGCCCATTTTCATAGCCCAGAAAACtgttattcaaatgaaatgatttagATTCCACTTCAATTAGTCCCTATAGAAATCAGCACGTGGCCTACGGTACAGCAACACTACATATTAATCACATAGACGACAAGAAGTACAGCCACCcacacagacaatcacacatacacacacatagagatgTGGGCCTATATAGGCCTACCAGAGGGAATCATAACGAAACGTATGTGAAAACGAAAGTGTGTAGGTGTAAGGATCTTTTTCTTCTCATGCACTCCTCCTTGTCCTCGCAGGGTTTATGATACTGACTGAAGATGTTTCTTTCTTCAGGTCACATAAAGTCACTGAGCGGGAGGACGATAAATACAAAGTTCAAATCAATAAAGCAGATGTAGGCCTATAAAAAAAGTGCTTCGAGTATGATATAACGATGTGTCGGACACATTGTAATGTGTGGGcttgtccagcagagggcagtgtAAGCCCGTCTTAGTGTCTAATTGTGGCATTACATGCCTAAGtgaacatttcagattttaaaaatcaataaaacattttgcattACAGGATCCAAATAACCACCTCATTATAACAATCCACAAAACTAATTTAAAGTGCAATTTGTCTGAGCACATAGTCTGACATAAGTTTGGGTAGCCTACATCTAAAACTTGTGAGACttcatttaaagacatttaatcACTGCTACTgcaaaccaagaaaaaaaactgttgcatAACAGTGTG
This region of Labrus bergylta chromosome 12, fLabBer1.1, whole genome shotgun sequence genomic DNA includes:
- the irf10 gene encoding interferon regulatory factor 10; translated protein: MNMETGAKMHMKEWLITQIESGKYEGLCWEDENKTMFRIPWKHAAKKDYRQTSDAALFKAWAVYKGKYKEGKDKADPTMWKTRLRCALNKSADFQEVPERNQLDITEPYKVYLIVHDSEQAKPAESQQTKDQIIIPVKKSPTIAGFQEKQLHYQKDSFQESKEEAKPLTGDLLKEHLYCDLTGHKPQNQDSAPIAFINPSLTITDFRLQVMLLYQGLRVMKVTTTSLDGCFILQGHVPVGNERIYGPCTAQQLSFPSPTSVALPLAMVEAMNRLLCHLERGVLLWVAPDGVFIKRFCQGRVYWSGPTAQHTDRPNKLEREKTFKLLDMATFLNELQSCLQGKGPAPSYEIELCFGEEYPDPNVPKKRKLIMAQVVPLFALDLLQKFHLRN